In Pseudoalteromonas nigrifaciens, the sequence GCGTGGCCCTGCTACGGTTGAGTCTATTAAGCAGCATAAGTCAGTGTACTTAATGGCAGTTGGCGGCGCGGCGTATTTAGTATCTAAAGCAATTAAAAAAGCACGTGTTGTTGCTTTCGAAGATTTAGGTATGGAAGCCATCTACGAGTTTGAAGTAGAAGATATGCCGGTAACAGTCGCTGTTGATAGCGAAGGTGCTAATGCGCATACGCAAGGCCCTGCAATTTGGAAAGCTAAAATTGAAGAGCTAGATAGCAAGCTAAAGTAATCTAACTTACTAATATACAAAGCGAGCCCTGTGCTCGCTTTTTGTTTAACTTAAACTAAGTAACCTGATCTCTGGATAATAAAGCTATCTCAAGCAGCTATTTTCAGCGCTAACTGCGTTGAATTCACTTGCAATAGGCCAGCTATTGACGCGTGAATTCGTCTTGTTTTCACTGAAAATCTCTGGCTAGAGAAAATAAAGATAACTATGATTCAATACGTTAGTAAATCTCTTAACCAGAGTTCAGGTTAAATAACCTGTTCTACTCCCCGTAATTTAATTTGCTTAGCAAAAGAGTGAACAGCTCTGACCAGTTCTCTTAAACCACCCCCTTTATAAGGCAAACCTATGTAGCATAAGCGTTTGCATATTATGCTTGCGTGTAATTTAAACTTTACAGTTATTAGTTGCGTTACGTTCACGTAAGCGTAAACCTTGCGGTGTTTGTTATTTTTAGCTTTTAATACTTGATTGCTTTACCTTTGTGGAATTTTTATGTGCACTTACCATTAAAGCTGGCTATTTAATTCAATGCTGTTTTGCGCTTGGGTTTATCCTCTCGTGGTATAGCGAAGCGTTATCCGAAGTGATAAAGTCTCGGCAATTTCATGCATGCATACCCTTTAGGGTTAACTATTTCGGAGTATTTAAAGTGGTTGTGTTTAATCAAGTTGAATTTGATAACCATGAACAAGTGGTTTTTTGTACTGATAAAGAGTCGGGTTTAAAAGCAATAATTGCGGTACATAATACTAACCTAGGTCCGGCAGTGGGCGGATGTAGAATGTGGGATTATGCAAATGATGAAGATGCAGTTTACGACGTGCTGCGTTTATCCAAAGGCATGACCTATAAAAATGCAGTTGCGCGCTTGCCATTTGGTGGCGGTAAATCTGTGATTATTGGTAATGCTAAAGAAATTAAATCTGAGCAATTATTCCGTGCTTTTGGTCGTCAATTAGAGCGATTAAACGGCAGCTACTATTCTGCTGAAGATGTAAATATCAACTGCGACGATGTTGCAATGATGAACAAAGAAACCAGTTATGTACTTGGCCTTGAAGGCAAAAGTGGTAACCCATCACCATTTACAGCATACGGTACGTTTTTAGGTATAAAAGCGGCATTAAACCATCAGCGTGGTCATCAAAACTTTGCTGGTATTAAAGTAGCAGTACAAGGGTTAGGGACTGTTGCTTATACTTTATGTAAGCATTTGTCAGAGGCGGGCGCTGAGCTATATGTTACTGATATTAACCAAGCAGCAATTGACCGTGTTGTTAATGAGTTTGGTGCTACAGCCGTTGGCATTGACGAAATTTACGATTTAGACGTAGACGTGTACGCACCTTGTGCACTAGGTGCAACTATAAACGATGCAACTATACCGCGCCTTAAAGCTACTATAATTGCAGGCTGTGCCAATAACCAGTTGGCACAATCGCGCCATGGTGAAATTATTCGTGAGAAAGGTATTTTATATGCACCAGATTACGTAATTAACGCCGGTGGTATTATTAATGTTTATTATGAAACGCTACCAGAAGGGTACAGTGCTGCTGCGTCAAATAAACATGTTGAAGGTATTTTTGATACCCTAACTGAAATTTTTGCGCGTAGTGAAAAAGAGCAAAAATCTACGCATTTAATTGCTGATGAGCTTGCACAAGAGATCCTTAAAAACGGTCTTTAATCGGCTAAATAAGTTAACCGTAAATATTAGGGCGTGCAATTGCACGCCTTTTTTTTGTTTATACGTTAAACTTAATTTTTTATTTTATGTGTTTATTTATCTATGTCTTCTTCGCCTGTTTCTATGCAGCCTATTGATTTTGATAGCTGGCCCCGTAAACAACATTTTGAGTTGTTTAAACACTTTTCTCAACCTTACTTTAATGTGTGTGTACAGCTAAACGCGAAGGCCTTATATAATTACTGTAAAGCGCATCAGCTGTCTTTTTTTCAGGCCTATACTTATGCCACACTTAAAGCGTGCCATGCGTACCCGCCAATTATGCTGCGTATTATTAATGATAAGCCATGGCTACTAAGTAACACCCGCGCTAGTGTGGTTGAGCTGGCAGCAGATGACTCGTTCAGGTTTAGTTACTTTAGTGATAAGGCCAACTTTACTGAGTTTGCCGTGCATGCCAGCGCAGTTAGTTTTAATGCTAAATCGCAGCCTTTATTTTCTGACGCCTTTGCACAAACCGAAGGGCAGGCCGACTTAATTCATATTTCGGTATTACCTTGGCTAAATTTTAGTGCTTTTTCGCATGCGTTTAGTGAAGGGAAATGTTTAGGGATCCCTAAATTTGTATTTGGTCAGCTTAATAAACAGCAGCAAACTATGCCCTTAGCTATTGATGTACATCACTCTTTAATGGATGGTTTACACGTAGCAAAGTTTATAAACATTTTACAAGATACATTTGATAACTTTTGTAAAGATTAGTTAATGAAATGCTACTGCAGGCTGTGGTAGTATTTTCTTAGTTTAGCTGGTTTTGGTTGGTTTTTAATCACTTAGGATTGCGTTAAATTTAGTGGGTAATACTAATTAATCAATAATAATTATAAAGGTCGCAGTGATGAAGCATTTAGGGATTTTATGTGTATTTTTCGTCATGTTCACGTGTCAGGTGCAGTCACAAACTCGTTTACCTTTAAGTGATTATTTTTTTGAAACATGGAATACCCGCTCAGGCCTGCCTCACAATAGTATTAATAGCTTAGCGCAAACTCAAGACGGTTATTTATGGATAGCAACATGGGAGGGTTTAGCGCGCTTTAATGGCCAAGAATTTAAACTATTTACTCGCGCTGAAATAAATAATCTTCCCGACTCAGGGCTTCGTGCACTTACTCCTACCGATGACGGCGGCTTATTAATAGCCGGTTCAAGAGGTGGTATCAGCTTATATCAATATAGACAGTGGAATACTCAGCCGAGTGCCTCAGCTATGGTTAATCACATAATTAAAAGTAACGATGACGGGTTTTGGCTGGCATTAGAAAACGATGGCGTATTTTACCGCGGGGCTAATAGTAAACACGATCAGGCCATTGTTCATAATGTTAGCGCCTATCGTGTGCTCGAGGATGCCAATGGCGTTATTTGGGCTGCTACTAGCGATGGTTTATATAAAATTGTTGATCAGCAAGCAAGCTTAATAACAGCCGATGATGGGCTACCCAATGCAGCAGTTTATACTCTACTACTTACTCGCCAAGGGAAATTAATTATTGGCAGTGAGCGCGGCGCTTATATTCTCAAAGACGCAGTATTTACTGCCATCCATCCACAGCTTAGTGTCGAGTCTATTTCTAGTTTATTAGAAGATAACCACGGTGATTTATGGTTTGGCACTATTAATAAAGGTATTTTTCGACTCAGTGTGGCTGGGCTTGAGCAATTAGATGCGAAAGGCGGACTCCCTGCTAATAGAATATTGTCTTTATTACAAGATAGAGAAAACAGTATTTGGGTGGGCACTAATGCCGGGCTGTTTAGATTAAGGGAGGCGCCATTTACCGCCTGGACTACTAAGCGGGGTTTAGCTGGGGATTACGTGCGAACGGTATTATCGCACTCCGATGGTAGCTTATGGGTAGGGAGTAGTGCCGGCCTTAACAAAATTAAAAATAATAATGTAACTCAAATAGAAGGTGCTAAAGAAGGTTCTCCCTATTCGGTATTGAGTTTACTGGAGGGCGAGGATGGCGATGTATGGATAGGCACTTATACATCGGGTGTATTAAAGGTCAGTAATAATAAAATAACGCCTTATTTAAATCGTAGTAATGGCCTTGGGAGTAACGAAGTAAGAGGGCTATTACTCGATTCCAAACAGCGATTATGGATCGGCTCTGCTATGGGGTTAACGCGAGTTGAAAAAGATGGCTCATTAGTGCAATTTACCAATGAAAAAGAGCTGCCTAGCGGTTTTATTTTAGCACTCAGTGAAGATAACAAAGGCAATGTTTGGATTGGCACCGGCAATGGGGTTGTGGTGTTTAATATACTAACTGAGCAATTTAGTGCTATAAGCTTTCCAGCGCAATTTGCTGCCGAGTATGGATTTGGTTTTTATTTTGATGACGACTACACATGGATGACGACAGATCGTGGATTAATGCGCTATGAGCACAGTGCAGGCAAAATGGCTATTTTAGGGCGGGAGCAAGGGCTGCCAGTCGATAAGTTATTTCAAATTGTGGCTCATAAAGATTCATTTTGGTTATCGAGTAACCGCGGGGTTATTCAGGTTGATCGCCAGCACGTTAATCATGTTCTTGATGAAAAACAAAAAAATATAAATATTCCACTCGTATTTCAACTTTATGACGAGGGCGATGGCATGCTCAGTGCACAAGTTAATGGCGGCTCGACCCCATCAGCAACAGTGCATAAAGATGGCACCATTTGGTTTGCTACTGCAAAAGGAGTAAGCGCGCTAAAACCTGAGTTATTGCAAGCATCAAGCAAAGTAGATTTGCCTACTATGATTGAGAGCTTTAGCGTTAACGGCAGAGCAACAGCGCTCCCATTAGATGGTGAAACAGTATTATTGCCGCCTAATGTTTCAAGATTATCTTTTCAGTATGCGGGTTTGAGTTTTATTATGCCGCAGCGTTTAAGTTTTCAAACACAGTTAGAAGGTTTTAATAAAGAGTGGGTAAACCGCCAGCACATGACAGGTGCAGAATACACCAACTTACCTGCAGGTAAGTATACGTTTAAGGTGCGCGCCGGTTATCCAAATACACAATGGCAGCAAAATGAGCAAGAAATTCGCTTTGTAATTCAAGCACATTACTGGCAAAAGTTGAGCTTTAAATTAATGCTGTTTTTTACTTTTTTAGTCACTATATATGCTATTTATAAGTACCGCTTATATCATTATAAAAAAGTAGAGGCAGAGCTAACTAAACGAGTAGAAAAGCAAACACAGGACCTTCAAGAACAGGCAAACGCCTTTGCTTATCAAGCCACTCACGACCAACTTACTGATATGCCAAACCGGCGCGCTTTCGATAGTTGGTTAGCAGCAAATTTTGCCACTTATAAGCAGCAAAATAAAATATTAGCTATTGCTATCATGGATATAGATCACTTTAAGCGGGTGAACGATGGCTGGTCACATATTGTTGGCGATAAAGTTATTTGTGAAATAGCCAAAATACTCAAATCGCATTGCGAAGGTGAGCAGCAAGTAGCTCGCTGGGGCGGGGAGGAATTTACCTTAGTGTTTCCTAACAAAACTGCAGCAGAAGCAAAACTCATGTGTGAACTATTACGGGAAGAAATTGCAAATAACGATTTTTCAGTAATTGCTGCTGGGCTGCATCAAGTAACCGCGAGTTTTGGTGTTTCTGATTCTAATAATATAGACGATTACGACCGACTTTTATCAGGAGCCGATCAGGCATTATACAAAGCCAAAAACGGTGGCCGTAATCGCACCGAAATCATGTAATTGAAAAGTGCCTCAGTCGCACACATATAGAGAGTATACATTGAGCGAAGGCATCAGCATGATAAATGGATTGTTAATTGTTATCTTAATTATTTTTGTGGTTATTTTTTGGCGTTGGCCAGCTATTCAAAATAGATTATGGCAACGTAAATATAAAACTCTTGAGCTTAATTCGCAGCAAAAAGATATTTTACTGCGTTGTATGCCTATTTATAAAAAAATGACCGATGCTGATAGAGCAAAGTTAGAGCGTCATATTATGTGGTTTTTAAGTGAAAAGCGCTTTGTAGGGTGCGATGGCTTAAAACTAACAGGTGCAATGAAGCTAATTGTAGCAGCCGATGCCTGCTTGCTTGTGCTCAATAAACCTTGGCCACTTTACAAAAATGTAAAAGAAATACTCCTCTATCCAAGTGCTTATTATGCGCCGCAGTTAACGCGTGATAGCGCTGGCTTAGTTAGCTATCATAATGCAATTAGGCTAGGTGAGTCGTGGCCAGGTGGTACATTAGTACTCAGTTGGCACGACGTTCTTGAGGGAAATAGATTACCCAGTGATGGCCATAATTTAGTGTTTCATGAATTTGCGCATCAGCTAGATCAAGAAACCGGCAAAACAACCGGTACGCCGTTACTTAAAACAGCAGCCGAGTATAAAGAATGGGGGCGTGTATTTAGTCGTGCCTTTAACCAGTTAAAAAGTCATGTTGCTTATAGTATGGAGCATGTTATTCATAGTTATGGCGCGACTAATGAGGCTGAGTTTTTTGCGGTGATCACCGAAACCTTTTTAGAGAAGCCGGCAGAACTGCGCCGATATGACCCTGAAATTTATCGCTTGCTGGTGGACTATTATCAATTTGACCCTATAGTCTGGCATTAATTTACGGCATTTCATCTTATAACGCTGGCAACTTGTCGGCGTTTTTGTTGCAATCATGTAAGAGAGTTACATAGAGCAACAATAATAAGTGAGAATTGCATGAAAAAAATGCTGCAAACGGTGCTAGCTTTATCTGTGTCATTGGCACTAGGCAACGCACAAGCCCAACAAGACGATGAGCCAAAATGGCAAGTAGATTCACCCAAAGGGCAATTTGTAGATGCCACCATTAGTGTTGATCAAGGCACATGGATGAACCTAGATATTAGCCCTGATGGTAAAACACTGGTGTTTGATTTGCTTGGCGATATTTATACTATGCCAATAAGTGGTGGCAGTGCCACACAACTTACCTCAGATATTGCATGGCAAATGCAACCGCGCTTTAGCCCAAATGGTAAACACATTGCTTTTACCTCAGATCAAGGTGGCGGCGATAATATTTGGATTATGGATTTAAACGGCGAAAACCAAAGTGCAGTAACCGACGAAACCTTTCGCTTATTAAACAGCCCTGCATGGAGTCCTGATGGCGACTACCTAGTTGCACGTAAACACTTTACCGCAAGTCGCTCATTAGGGGCAGGCGAAGTATGGCTTTATCATAAAGCGGGTGGTAAAGGAGTACAGCTTACCAAGCGAGCTGACGATCAAAAAGATTTGGGTGAGCCGATGTTTTCGCCCGATGGTCGTTATGTGTACTTTTCGCATGATGCAACACCAGGTAAAACCTTTCACTATTCAAAAGACTCTGTAGCGGGAATTTATAAAATAAAACGTTACGACCGTGAAACCGGCGAAATTGAAACGGTGATTAGTGGCATGGGGGGCGCAATAAGACCAACCCCCTCACCCGATGGTAAAAAGCTTGCTTATATAAAGCGTGACGACTTTCAAACTAGCCTGTATTTATACGACTTAACTAGCGGTGAGCACACTAAACTGTACGATAAGTTAGAGCGTGATATGCAAGAAACTTGGGCTATTCATGGTGTTTACCCCACGATTGCTTGGACGCCAGATAATCAACAACTGGTATTTTGGGCTGGTGGCACAATACATAAACTCGATGTTAGCGATAAATCGGTAGAAACCATTGCTTTTAAAGTACAAACCACTAAAAAAATTCAAAAAGCAGTGCGTTTTACTCAAAACCTCGATACTGATGAGTTTGATGTAAAAATGCTGCGTAACGTACAAATTAGCCCCGATGGTGAAACGGCTATTTTTGAAGCGTTAGGACACATTTATAAACGTGATTTAGAATCAGGTAAAATTAAGCGTTTAACCAAACAAACCGATCATTACGAGTTATTTGCGCAGTACTCGCGCGATGGCAAAAAAATAGTGTACACCACGTGGGACGATAACGAGCAAGGTCAAGTACGTGTGGTTTCTGCGAGCAGTGGCCGTGGTGACACCATAACTGAGCAACCGGGTAAGTACGTTGAGCCTACCTTTAGCCCAGACGGTAAAACAGTGGTTTATCGCAAAGCCACCGGTGGCAGTATTTTAAACCCTAAGTGGTCACTAAACCCAGGAGTTTACAGCGTAAGTACTAAAGGCGGCAAAAGTGAGTTAATTTCAAAAAATGGCTATCAGCCACAGTTTGGCGCAGCTAACGATCGAGTGTACATCATGAGCCCGTGGCCAAAACCAACGCTGAGTGTAGTAGAGCTTGATACTAAAAAAGTGCGTAAGCTTTACGAATCTGAGCATGCCACCGAATTTAGAGTATCGCCAGATGGCCAATATCTTGCGTTTGCTGAGCGCTTTAAAGTATTTGTAACACCGTTTGTAGAAAACGGTAAAACGCTTAATATTAGCCCTACAGACAACCAATTTCCTATTGAGCAGTTATCTGTTCGTGCGGGAGAAAATATTAGCTGGAGCGCTAATAGCAATAAACTGTATTGGACTTTAGGTCCTGAGCTTTATCATGCCAGCCTTGAGGGTATGTTTGCTATTAATAAAGCTGACGATAAAGACTTTAAAGTAAAAAGTGGCGATAACATTAGTTTTAGTAAAAAAATGGCTGAGCCAAAGGGCATGATAGCTCTAACGGGCGCTAAAATTATTACTATGGATGGCGAAAAAGTTATTGAAAATGGTGTGATTATCACCGATGGTAAGCATATAAAAGCCATTGGTACAGCCGCTGAAGTAAGCATTCCCAAAGGTGCTAAAGTAGTTGATGTAACGGGCAAAACGATTATGCCGGGGATAGTCGACGCCCACGCACATGGCTCGCAAGCAAGTGATGAAATTATTCCACAACAAAACTGGAAAAACTTTGCAGGGCTTGCATTAGGTGTAACTACAATTCACGACCCATCAAACGACACCTCTGAAATATTCACCGCCAGTGAAATGCAAAAAGCAGGCATGATAGTTGGCCCACGTATATTCTCTACCGGTACTATTTTGTATGGCGCCAATATGCCAGGGTATACCTCGCATATTGACTCGTTAGATGATGCTAAATTTCATTTAGAGCGTTTAAAAAAGGTTGGCGCGTTTAGTGTTAAATCGTACAACCAACCACGTCGCGAGCAACGCCAGCAAGTAATAGAAGCGGGGCGTGAACTGCAAATGATGGTAGTACCCGAAGGTGGCTCATTACTACAACATAACCTAAGTATGATAGTAGATGGGCATACAGGCATTGAGCATTCAATTCCGGTAGAGCATATTTACGACGATATAAAACAGCTGTGGTCACAAAGTGATGTAGGTTATACACCAACGCTTGTTGTAGCCTATGGCGGTATTTGGGGCGAAAATTACTGGTACGATAAAACGGATGTGTGGAATCACCCACGGTTAAGTAAATTTGTGCCTAAAAACCAATTATTACCGCGCTCAATGCGCCGCGTTAAAGCACCCGAGCATCACTATAACCATTTTAACAATGCCCGCGTAGCTGCTGAGCTGCAAGACCTAGGTGTACTAGTTAACTTAGGAGCGCATGGCCAACGTGAAGGTTTAGGTGCGCACTGGGAAATGTGGATGTTTGCCCAAGGTGGCATGACCCCACTTGAAGCAATTAGAGCCTCTACACTCGATCCAGCTAAGTACTTAGGGCTAGATAAAAACGTCGGATCGCTAGAAGTAGGTAAACTTGCTGATTTAATGGTAATTGATGGCGATCCGCTAAGTAATATCCGCGACTCAGACAAAATTGACTACACCATGATCAACGGCCGCTTATTTAATGCCGCAACTATGGTTGAGGTGGGTAAAAAACAGCGTAAACCACTTTATTTTGAAAACAACAAATAACATTTAAAGTTAGAGTTTAAATAACGTTAACGCATTTAAAAGCGGCTAACTTAGTGTTAAGTTAGCCGCTTTTATTAGGCATAAAAAAACCGCTTAACGCGGTTTATTTTAAAATCACATTAGGATGTTAAACAACACCGCGCGGTAAACGGCAATCGTGCTCTTTACGCGCTAATTCTACAATCCAAAACTCTTCAGCTGTATAACCGTCTTCATTTTCGGTAACAACAGTAAATGGTGCTTTTTTCTGTGCTTTAGCAGGCGCAGCCACTTTAGTTTTTTTCGTTTTAGCAGTTTTGCCAGAAGTTAACTTTTTAGTTAACTCTGCTACATCAGCTAGGCGTAAATTTTTGCCGCCATCGATGCTGTACCAGCCTGGTTTTGTAGTGATTTCAGGTTTTTTACCGTTGGCAGCTTCATACGCTGATTCAAAGGCAGATAACACTGCTGTTTTGTCTAGTTTGCTCATTAGAGACCCTATACGTTGTTAACACAGATAAAGAAGTCCTATTTATACCTATTTTAAAAGTGTTTTTCAATTTTTTGCGATTTTCCTTCCATTTTAGCTCATAAACAGCCAAAATTTGCACAAAATTCAGTGTTAAGTAAGGTAGCTTGTATGCAACGTCGAGAATTTAACCAGCTGTTAAATGACATTTTAAAACCCCACACAATTAATGATTTTTGCCCAAATGGCCTACAAATTGAAGGCAAAAATGAAATTAAAACCATAATTACTGGTGTTACTGCAAGCCAAGCACTGATTGATGCTGCAATAGAAAAAAATGCTGATGCAATATTAGTGCACCATGGTTATTTTTGGAAAGGCGAATCGCAACCAATTACAGGTATGAAAAAACGCCGCATTGGTGCGTTATTAGCAAATGACATTAACTTATTTGCTTATCATTTACCGCTCGATATACATCCGGTACTTGGTAATAACGCACAATTAGCACTGTTGCTAGATATTGAAATTGAAGCGGGTTTAGAGCCTGTTGCAAACAGCGTAGCAATGAAAGGGCGTTTAAAAACACCGTTAACGGGTGAAGAGTTTGCCAATAAAATAGCTCAAGTGTTAAACAGAACACCACTGAGCAGTTTAGTACGAACCGATAAAATAGAGACAATTGGGTTATGCACCGGTGGCGGGCAAGGTTACATTGACCTAGCTGCAGAGCAAGGCCTTGACGCCTACTTAACTGGCGAAGCCTCGGAGCAAACTATTCATAGCTCGCGCGAGCAAAATATTGATTTTTTTGCCGCAGGGCACCACGCCACAGAGCGCT encodes:
- a CDS encoding ligand-binding sensor domain-containing diguanylate cyclase → MKHLGILCVFFVMFTCQVQSQTRLPLSDYFFETWNTRSGLPHNSINSLAQTQDGYLWIATWEGLARFNGQEFKLFTRAEINNLPDSGLRALTPTDDGGLLIAGSRGGISLYQYRQWNTQPSASAMVNHIIKSNDDGFWLALENDGVFYRGANSKHDQAIVHNVSAYRVLEDANGVIWAATSDGLYKIVDQQASLITADDGLPNAAVYTLLLTRQGKLIIGSERGAYILKDAVFTAIHPQLSVESISSLLEDNHGDLWFGTINKGIFRLSVAGLEQLDAKGGLPANRILSLLQDRENSIWVGTNAGLFRLREAPFTAWTTKRGLAGDYVRTVLSHSDGSLWVGSSAGLNKIKNNNVTQIEGAKEGSPYSVLSLLEGEDGDVWIGTYTSGVLKVSNNKITPYLNRSNGLGSNEVRGLLLDSKQRLWIGSAMGLTRVEKDGSLVQFTNEKELPSGFILALSEDNKGNVWIGTGNGVVVFNILTEQFSAISFPAQFAAEYGFGFYFDDDYTWMTTDRGLMRYEHSAGKMAILGREQGLPVDKLFQIVAHKDSFWLSSNRGVIQVDRQHVNHVLDEKQKNINIPLVFQLYDEGDGMLSAQVNGGSTPSATVHKDGTIWFATAKGVSALKPELLQASSKVDLPTMIESFSVNGRATALPLDGETVLLPPNVSRLSFQYAGLSFIMPQRLSFQTQLEGFNKEWVNRQHMTGAEYTNLPAGKYTFKVRAGYPNTQWQQNEQEIRFVIQAHYWQKLSFKLMLFFTFLVTIYAIYKYRLYHYKKVEAELTKRVEKQTQDLQEQANAFAYQATHDQLTDMPNRRAFDSWLAANFATYKQQNKILAIAIMDIDHFKRVNDGWSHIVGDKVICEIAKILKSHCEGEQQVARWGGEEFTLVFPNKTAAEAKLMCELLREEIANNDFSVIAAGLHQVTASFGVSDSNNIDDYDRLLSGADQALYKAKNGGRNRTEIM
- a CDS encoding M90 family metallopeptidase; the encoded protein is MINGLLIVILIIFVVIFWRWPAIQNRLWQRKYKTLELNSQQKDILLRCMPIYKKMTDADRAKLERHIMWFLSEKRFVGCDGLKLTGAMKLIVAADACLLVLNKPWPLYKNVKEILLYPSAYYAPQLTRDSAGLVSYHNAIRLGESWPGGTLVLSWHDVLEGNRLPSDGHNLVFHEFAHQLDQETGKTTGTPLLKTAAEYKEWGRVFSRAFNQLKSHVAYSMEHVIHSYGATNEAEFFAVITETFLEKPAELRRYDPEIYRLLVDYYQFDPIVWH
- a CDS encoding Leu/Phe/Val dehydrogenase; translation: MVVFNQVEFDNHEQVVFCTDKESGLKAIIAVHNTNLGPAVGGCRMWDYANDEDAVYDVLRLSKGMTYKNAVARLPFGGGKSVIIGNAKEIKSEQLFRAFGRQLERLNGSYYSAEDVNINCDDVAMMNKETSYVLGLEGKSGNPSPFTAYGTFLGIKAALNHQRGHQNFAGIKVAVQGLGTVAYTLCKHLSEAGAELYVTDINQAAIDRVVNEFGATAVGIDEIYDLDVDVYAPCALGATINDATIPRLKATIIAGCANNQLAQSRHGEIIREKGILYAPDYVINAGGIINVYYETLPEGYSAAASNKHVEGIFDTLTEIFARSEKEQKSTHLIADELAQEILKNGL
- a CDS encoding amidohydrolase family protein, whose protein sequence is MKKMLQTVLALSVSLALGNAQAQQDDEPKWQVDSPKGQFVDATISVDQGTWMNLDISPDGKTLVFDLLGDIYTMPISGGSATQLTSDIAWQMQPRFSPNGKHIAFTSDQGGGDNIWIMDLNGENQSAVTDETFRLLNSPAWSPDGDYLVARKHFTASRSLGAGEVWLYHKAGGKGVQLTKRADDQKDLGEPMFSPDGRYVYFSHDATPGKTFHYSKDSVAGIYKIKRYDRETGEIETVISGMGGAIRPTPSPDGKKLAYIKRDDFQTSLYLYDLTSGEHTKLYDKLERDMQETWAIHGVYPTIAWTPDNQQLVFWAGGTIHKLDVSDKSVETIAFKVQTTKKIQKAVRFTQNLDTDEFDVKMLRNVQISPDGETAIFEALGHIYKRDLESGKIKRLTKQTDHYELFAQYSRDGKKIVYTTWDDNEQGQVRVVSASSGRGDTITEQPGKYVEPTFSPDGKTVVYRKATGGSILNPKWSLNPGVYSVSTKGGKSELISKNGYQPQFGAANDRVYIMSPWPKPTLSVVELDTKKVRKLYESEHATEFRVSPDGQYLAFAERFKVFVTPFVENGKTLNISPTDNQFPIEQLSVRAGENISWSANSNKLYWTLGPELYHASLEGMFAINKADDKDFKVKSGDNISFSKKMAEPKGMIALTGAKIITMDGEKVIENGVIITDGKHIKAIGTAAEVSIPKGAKVVDVTGKTIMPGIVDAHAHGSQASDEIIPQQNWKNFAGLALGVTTIHDPSNDTSEIFTASEMQKAGMIVGPRIFSTGTILYGANMPGYTSHIDSLDDAKFHLERLKKVGAFSVKSYNQPRREQRQQVIEAGRELQMMVVPEGGSLLQHNLSMIVDGHTGIEHSIPVEHIYDDIKQLWSQSDVGYTPTLVVAYGGIWGENYWYDKTDVWNHPRLSKFVPKNQLLPRSMRRVKAPEHHYNHFNNARVAAELQDLGVLVNLGAHGQREGLGAHWEMWMFAQGGMTPLEAIRASTLDPAKYLGLDKNVGSLEVGKLADLMVIDGDPLSNIRDSDKIDYTMINGRLFNAATMVEVGKKQRKPLYFENNK
- a CDS encoding chloramphenicol acetyltransferase translates to MQPIDFDSWPRKQHFELFKHFSQPYFNVCVQLNAKALYNYCKAHQLSFFQAYTYATLKACHAYPPIMLRIINDKPWLLSNTRASVVELAADDSFRFSYFSDKANFTEFAVHASAVSFNAKSQPLFSDAFAQTEGQADLIHISVLPWLNFSAFSHAFSEGKCLGIPKFVFGQLNKQQQTMPLAIDVHHSLMDGLHVAKFINILQDTFDNFCKD
- a CDS encoding Nif3-like dinuclear metal center hexameric protein, coding for MQRREFNQLLNDILKPHTINDFCPNGLQIEGKNEIKTIITGVTASQALIDAAIEKNADAILVHHGYFWKGESQPITGMKKRRIGALLANDINLFAYHLPLDIHPVLGNNAQLALLLDIEIEAGLEPVANSVAMKGRLKTPLTGEEFANKIAQVLNRTPLSSLVRTDKIETIGLCTGGGQGYIDLAAEQGLDAYLTGEASEQTIHSSREQNIDFFAAGHHATERYGIKALGELLAQEHGFDVTFIDIDNPV